In Drechmeria coniospora strain ARSEF 6962 chromosome 03, whole genome shotgun sequence, the DNA window CTATGTTACCCCCGAAGGGTGCGGGTGCTCTGACGACGTCGGAGGCGTTCTTCTACGAGTGCTCCTCCTACCTGACAGGTGGACATGGGATTGCTGGGAGGATGGCAAAGCGAGTGACGAGAGAGGATGTCGTGAAGTGATGGCATCGTCAATGGATGCATACCAACATGTGGGCCTTGATTGCGGGTGCCAACCGAACCCTGGTCAATGTTCTACCTACCATGTGTGCCTAGCATGGTgcgcgtacagtacaagtacagtacgtgcgtaggtgtaagtactgtacagtaagaaGGTTATTACaggtattactacggagtactgtaagtctTAAAAACCACTGTATCCGCGCTCTGATTGTGGTTGCGGGTGAGTGGgcgctgtacagtaagtatctACATGCAGTGGTACTAGGTGTACTTGTCGGTACAGCGGTGGACGAGAATTGCTTGAGCATTCACACGACACAAACACATTTGCAGTATTAGatatgtatgtacttgcagtgcatgcactctGCGCTGTCCTGTgtgtaattacagtaaatGCAGgaaatacggagcactccgtacggagttgTTCGCACACTATTACtggtacctaagtaggtactacgAAAAGGTACTGTAgataggtgtactgtaagtacgaaCAATGCGGGCCCGATGCTGCAGCTAGTAGCCCCTAGGTTCGTACTATTCTGCATGCAGTTGGTTTGTCGTATTATTGTTATTGCTGTgctttgtacggagtacggagtacgcttGGAGTACGCTTGTCGACCTACTGGTGCGCGaatattaattactgtatactGCGGACTTggatgtaagtactgtactttgtggTGAACGTTCGTTGGCGCCCGCCAGCTGAGTCGTTCCAGAACATCATTGGTACCTCCGCTTTCAGTACAATCAATGCCACTCGTGACTGGAAGGGAGCAGCCCTTCCCTTCCGCAATTCCGCAAGCGTGCCTACCGCTCCGTGCCCTACTCGTTGTTAGTGCTTCTTGAATACTGAATAAGGAATCGGAGAgttacgtacggagtacggagtacagatcAAGCATTTTGGATTGCTGGATTCGTCAGGGACAACCAGGTACTGTGGGTGTCCGCCAGAGGTCCGCaatcgccatcatcgtcatggCGGCATCATcgcatcctcatcctcctgcTATCCAGCAATAACAACCCCGACATCCCCACGCATGCATACTCCCCCCCCAACAGACAGCTATTGATCGACTACGCCTCGTTCAAGCTTGCTTGATTACACATAAACCCGGCTTTCGTGCAGGTCGCTGGTGGAAGGTAGTGTGTCCGCCTGCACGATAGTACACAGTTCCTCATGCAGCTGCCTGTCCGATCCTGGTCAATATCTCCCTTCCACTTCCATGCTTCACGACGATACCCATCGTTGCTCGCTGCTCTACCTATCAAATCAAAGCCACCTCGCCTTGACCCATTTGCGGACATCGACGCCCAAAGTCGTTACTGTCCAAAATTTCGTTTCAACTTTCCAACCGGTTCCTGTCTACGATGAGCTTGCCACTACCCAGCGATGAATACAGACCTATCGCAACCAATGCAGATGAGCACTCCATCGCAACCGCGGCCGCTGGGATCGGACCAGTCACCCCATGCGCTTGCCgacaacgtcgacgacgatgactcGATTTTCGAAGATCCAGATGGCGCCCTCGCAGCACTTCAACCAGCAATGAGCTATGCCGCGAGCTCCCTTGCCTCGTCACAGACGCCTACGACGGAAAGGACCGCAGCATTGGAAACTGGCGGCTTGCTCGATGCCATTGCGGAAGTCgatggggatggggatggggatggagGAGGTATTCTCGAACATGGGCCGTCGATTTCATTTGCTGCCGGGACCATGGAAACCAAGTTGTCTGGACGTCCTGACCCGGGACAGCCTCTTGGCAGCCACGACCCCAACCGAATAGGAAAACCCTCCTTGGGTTCACCTCGGAAGCCCGGGTCGAATGAAGCCACGAATGAAGAGGATTCGCGCTCCGCTCCATCTCGCAGCGACTTGGAGGAGTCCGCCTTGGGGCCAACAAGGCAGAGTCGCTCGCGGTCCGCCGGTCAGGAAGTCTTCAAGAAATTGTCCAAGGCTTTCCCATCCATCAATCTACCGACACAGTTTCGGCCGACGTCATTCCTAGCCAGCTTCAACGGAGACCACAAGCACGGTGAAAATGGCAGCTTTAGATCGGCACCTGCTGGCGCCCCCTTTTCAGCTTCAACGATACGACACGGCATAGACTCTCGAACGTTCCCGTTGAGGCGAACGCGCACGCCTCCCCCTACGCAGGCCCGGCCTCCCGTCCTTCGTAGGGTCACATCGGACGAAAGCATCCTCTATCACAGCCTCTCTCGTGCTtcctccctcggcgacgatgatcgCTTCCACGACGTTCGGGCAATGGTCAACATTCGATTCATGGCATTCAAGGATAGCCTACCCGACGTACCCAACTTCAAACTACCGGGCCTCCCCAGGCTGCAAGTCGCCTCCCGGATGCCATCCATCTCCCTCAACGGCCTCTTCTCCAACTcgaccgacgatgccgtcaccTCGCGGCATGCCATGGCCGATAGGGGCATGCCCGGCACCGTTACCAGCCCTACGATGCCCAAAAAtgccacctcgacggcgctggACCGCGTTCTGGAGGAATTGACCGGAGACATCGTTGTTCTCGGCGGTTACCGGGGATCGATTCTGCGCTCGGCGGAGCCGCCGTACCAGCAGCTGTGGGCGCCAGTCAAGCTAGGCTTCAACATGCGCAAGGCGAACCTCGAGGTTGGCTtggaagacgaggacgaggagtcGATGGAGGAGAGGATCATGCCATCCGGCATGCTGCAGCACATCGGACCCATCGACATCTCCCGCAAGCTCTTCAAGCGCCTGCGGTCGTGCGAGAATGCGCGAAACGGCAAGCTGCGCGTCTGGGACTTTGGTTACGACTGGCGCCTGAGCCCAGCCGCGTCGTCGCACCGACTCCAACAGTTTCTCGCCACCCTGCCGTCGAACCAAGCCGGGGCAGAGCCGCGGTCCCGCGGCGCCATTGTCATCGCTCATAGCCTGGGCGGTCTCATCACGCGCCATGCGGTGAACCGTCAGCCGCTTCTGTTTGCCGGCGTCTTGTACGCCGGCGTTCCGCAACGCTGCGTCAACATTCTCGGGCCCCTGCGAAACGGGGATGCTGTCCTCTTCAACGAGAAGCTTCTCACTGCCCACGTGAACTTTTCCATCCGCACGTCCTTTGCCTTgctgcccgacgacggcttctgCTTCGTCGACAGGGACACCGGGGAGCAGTATCCCGTCGACTTCTACAAGGCTGAGGATTGGGTCAAGTGGCGACTGAGCCCCTGCGTGGCGCCAGTCCTGCCGCCGCACAATCGAGACAGGCAGCCGATGTCGTCGCCACTCTCCTCGCTATTCCCCAATTCTCTCCTCAAGGGGAATCGATCGGAGCGAAACGGTAGCACGGGTGAATCAGGTTCCAACCAGGAGAGGGATCCCAACCTGAGCATCGCCGGGGACGTGCGCAACGTTGCCACGGAACCTCGCTTGAACAGCGCAGACGCACAATCAGGCGCCAGTCCGCATCCGCAGCCCCCTCATCTTCCGTTGACCGAAATGACTCCGGACCGTGACCGGGACCGTGACCGTGACCGTCACATGGCCTACCTCCGCCGCACCCTGGCTGCGACGAAAAAGTTCCGGTCCGAACTGGGCCACTCGTCGGCTATCGAGTCTTCCAACACGTATCCTCCGCATGCGGTCTTGTATGGAAAGTCAATCCCGACCGTGTACGCGGCGCAGGTGCgtggatgggatgggatcCCGTGCGCCGACGCGTACGACGATCTCCTCTTCCGAGCCGGCGATGGTGTGGTTCTCGCCAAAGAAGCGATGCTTCCGCCGGGGTATTCCCTCGTCCGAGCAGGGCGGGTGAGCACGGAGCGTGGGCATCTCACCATGCTCGGAGACCTGCCGGCTGTGGGCCAGGCGCTGGAATCGCTGGTGAGAGGACGCAAGAAGGGCATAGGGTTGGGAACGGGGGCAACCGGTGGCCGTGTTGGCGATCGGACGTGACGGCAATGCGCCGGCAGGGACGCGCAATGGCATCGTGCGGCCTCGACCGACCGAATAACTGCTAGCCGCATGGATCTGTCGGTGGGTTAGTAGTGTATGAATAGACGTAGATGGGTACATCTCATCGGAGCGGAAATCCAGGCCCCCGAGAACCCGAGGGGGCTACACGGACCTGCAAGCAGAATCGAAGAAAAGCTGGCTCTCGCAGCATGGGAGCGAGGCATCGTCGTTGCACCGTGCGGCGCGGAATCGAAACGAGGCGCTCGGCGCCTTCGTGCGCCTCCCCATGCCGCTGGCCTAGGTTATCCGGCGGCCTTGCTATGCCTTCCGGTCGCTTCCGAGGTTTCCACGTCAAAGAGAGGATGTGAGAACAATGGCTGCTCCCACGATCGACCGACTGGCTCATCCTCAGCTGCATGCGGCCGATAGAGAGCTTCGGCACATGATGTCCCAAGGGGGGAACCGCCAGTTCGGAAACTGGCGGCGCACAttcgcggccgccgtctcgaTCTGGAGGGCCATGCGCttcacggccacggccaggtcggcggcctcgccgtcttctcggGGCACGAAGATGACGTGCTCCAGGCGGGGCATGCGCAAGGCAAGCTGCTTGATGACCTCGACGGTCAAGCTCGCGGCGGTCATCGATCGGTAGACATCGTCGAC includes these proteins:
- a CDS encoding phosphatidylcholine-sterol O-acyltransferase-like protein; the encoded protein is MNTDLSQPMQMSTPSQPRPLGSDQSPHALADNVDDDDSIFEDPDGALAALQPAMSYAASSLASSQTPTTERTAALETGGLLDAIAEVDGDGDGDGGGILEHGPSISFAAGTMETKLSGRPDPGQPLGSHDPNRIGKPSLGSPRKPGSNEATNEEDSRSAPSRSDLEESALGPTRQSRSRSAGQEVFKKLSKAFPSINLPTQFRPTSFLASFNGDHKHGENGSFRSAPAGAPFSASTIRHGIDSRTFPLRRTRTPPPTQARPPVLRRVTSDESILYHSLSRASSLGDDDRFHDVRAMVNIRFMAFKDSLPDVPNFKLPGLPRLQVASRMPSISLNGLFSNSTDDAVTSRHAMADRGMPGTVTSPTMPKNATSTALDRVLEELTGDIVVLGGYRGSILRSAEPPYQQLWAPVKLGFNMRKANLEVGLEDEDEESMEERIMPSGMLQHIGPIDISRKLFKRLRSCENARNGKLRVWDFGYDWRLSPAASSHRLQQFLATLPSNQAGAEPRSRGAIVIAHSLGGLITRHAVNRQPLLFAGVLYAGVPQRCVNILGPLRNGDAVLFNEKLLTAHVNFSIRTSFALLPDDGFCFVDRDTGEQYPVDFYKAEDWVKWRLSPCVAPVLPPHNRDRQPMSSPLSSLFPNSLLKGNRSERNGSTGESGSNQERDPNLSIAGDVRNVATEPRLNSADAQSGASPHPQPPHLPLTEMTPDRDRDRDRDRHMAYLRRTLAATKKFRSELGHSSAIESSNTYPPHAVLYGKSIPTVYAAQVRGWDGIPCADAYDDLLFRAGDGVVLAKEAMLPPGYSLVRAGRVSTERGHLTMLGDLPAVGQALESLVRGRKKGIGLGTGATGGRVGDRT